A genomic region of Miscanthus floridulus cultivar M001 unplaced genomic scaffold, ASM1932011v1 fs_40_1_2, whole genome shotgun sequence contains the following coding sequences:
- the LOC136531655 gene encoding uncharacterized protein, whose amino-acid sequence MQRAALLRPLVGSPLVSAGPLAQVAVRRRCRFHGGVRVRSSTGEGGSEPGGGEGAGAAASWLSSAVGEKVDELLRREENRALLEGIEDAERRVERARAALADIERQEAAARLAREEVRRLEKRRDEVC is encoded by the coding sequence ATGCAACGCGCCGCGCTCCTCCGCCCGCTCGTCGGGTCCCCTCTCGTATCCGCGGGTCCCCTTGCTCAGGTTGCtgtgcgccgccgctgccgcttccATGGGGGTGTTCGCGTGAGGTCCTCAACCGGGGAGGGCGGAAGCGAGCCCGGAGGCGGCGAGGGCGCCGGTGCCGCGGCGTCTTGGCTGAGCTCGGCGGTGGGGGAGAAAGTGGACGAGCTTCTGCGCCGCGAAGAGAACCGGGCCCTGCTCGAGGGCATCGAGGACGCCGAGCGCCGCGTTGAGCGCGCGCGCGCCGCGCTCGCCGACATCGAGCGCCAGGAGGCCGCCGCGCGCCTCGCCCGCGAGGAGGTTCGCCGCCTCGAGAAGCGGCGCGATGAGGTATGCTGA